Proteins from one Dromiciops gliroides isolate mDroGli1 chromosome 6, mDroGli1.pri, whole genome shotgun sequence genomic window:
- the LOC122730472 gene encoding pancreatic progenitor cell differentiation and proliferation factor-like — MAAIPSSGSLVATHDYYRRRLGSTSSNSSCGSAEYSGEVIPHHPGLPKSDPGHWWASFFFGKSSHPFMTTVLESPEHSKTFQVAHGTITCDLAQEAMRKRHVSEPSKTNTGPSA, encoded by the coding sequence ATGGCAGCAATCCCGTCCAGCGGTTCACTCGTAGCAACCCATGACTACTACCGAAGACGTCTGGGTTCCACTTCCAGCAACAGCTCCTGTGGAAGTGCTGAGTACTCTGGGGAAGTGATCCCCCACCATCCTGGTCTTCCCAAATCAGACCCAGGCCACTGGTGGGCGAGCTTCTTCTTCGGGAAATCGAGTCATCCATTCATGACAACTGTATTGGAATCCCCAGAGCACTCAAAAACTTTCCAGGTTGCTCATGGCACGATCACCTGTGACCTGGCTCAGGAGGCCATGAGGAAGCGGCATGTCAGCGAACCCAGCAAAACCAACACTGGGCCTTCTGCATGA